One Parasphingorhabdus cellanae genomic region harbors:
- the epsI gene encoding exosortase-associated protein EpsI, V-type, with protein sequence MNAESQSDVIAGKSSLVNRRHLIMGGAFCLAAGLAYARTPQVVFPAVEKEDFEKLIPERIGSWEFKTSSGVVLPPPDALSDRLYDNLVTRVYSAPEDPPIMFLTAYSNTQDGVLQVHRPEICYPAGGYNLTPTRPVSIENGVGGNIAANAFTATGRDRTEHVLYWTRVGNQFPLTWSQQRLAVVRANLEGVIPDGVLVRASLIAPTMEEAMPHLSKFAAQLNQNMNDQGRALLSGIKSNG encoded by the coding sequence ATGAACGCTGAATCGCAATCGGATGTGATAGCGGGCAAAAGTTCGCTGGTTAATCGCCGACACTTGATCATGGGCGGTGCCTTTTGTCTGGCCGCTGGTCTGGCTTACGCTCGCACGCCGCAAGTTGTATTTCCTGCGGTAGAAAAGGAAGATTTCGAGAAACTAATACCTGAAAGAATAGGATCGTGGGAGTTTAAAACGTCAAGTGGTGTAGTGCTGCCGCCACCTGACGCTCTTTCTGACCGGCTATATGATAACCTTGTTACCCGGGTTTATTCGGCTCCCGAAGACCCGCCGATCATGTTTCTGACCGCTTATAGTAATACCCAAGATGGGGTGTTGCAGGTGCATCGGCCAGAGATATGCTATCCAGCCGGCGGCTATAATTTGACACCCACGCGTCCTGTTTCGATCGAAAATGGTGTGGGTGGAAATATCGCGGCTAATGCGTTTACCGCTACCGGGCGCGATCGCACGGAGCATGTTCTGTATTGGACGCGTGTAGGCAATCAATTTCCATTGACATGGAGCCAGCAGCGACTTGCCGTGGTTCGGGCCAATCTTGAAGGTGTAATCCCTGATGGCGTTTTGGTCAGGGCCTCGCTCATTGCACCAACGATGGAAGAGGCCATGCCGCATCTTTCAAAATTTGCGGCCCAATTGAACCAAAATATGAATGATCAGGGAAGAGCCCTGTTAAGCGGAATAAAAAGCAACGGTTAG
- a CDS encoding XrtV sorting system accessory protein: protein METIYDWLTVAIFGGLIVLFLDRSVEDDPPDHLWQYLVASVGCAGANYLGNEGYQLAAVAVIATVITFIMMVLKPFDKFNRPKE from the coding sequence TTGGAAACCATTTACGATTGGCTGACAGTCGCAATTTTTGGCGGTTTAATTGTATTATTTCTTGATCGTTCGGTTGAGGATGATCCACCAGATCATCTGTGGCAATATCTTGTCGCATCGGTGGGTTGCGCTGGCGCCAATTATCTTGGCAACGAGGGTTACCAGTTGGCGGCTGTCGCGGTTATAGCGACAGTTATCACCTTCATCATGATGGTTCTTAAGCCCTTTGACAAATTCAACCGACCCAAAGAATAA
- a CDS encoding SurA N-terminal domain-containing protein yields MRQDIATDDLVDHPQPNDQEIIQLNRQKLRLSANRKWFPIRSSVAMHAAVYFYGSSNKPMIRFVFLLDKAAGEVTMLNTISVKKRALMCITASAVMLTGCEKTAEGQVAAVVNGEEVTLQEINAALSEANVPEGADKEVLQQQALQQIVDRRLLAQAAKESGIDQDPSYLIRQRQLSEALLVRMYADKAGTTIKVPDQAAIDRYTEAHPFTFANRTVYAVDQIVFPAPANLGDLKQLEVAQTLADVERILTDMDIKFVRKSAQMDSVQVPPAMMAQIVSLAPGEPFVIPTGATVTASVIKAQQKVPYNAEQAGPVAVKAIRNEEMAKIMKQRLTEAKAKAEITYQTGFAPPAEKGGEADTPDVIKKAVEAPSG; encoded by the coding sequence ATGCGACAAGATATTGCCACAGATGATCTGGTGGATCATCCTCAACCGAACGATCAAGAAATAATACAATTAAACCGCCAAAAATTGCGACTGTCAGCCAATCGTAAATGGTTTCCAATTCGGTCCTCCGTTGCTATGCATGCTGCTGTATATTTTTATGGGTCGTCTAACAAGCCAATGATTCGTTTTGTCTTTTTACTGGACAAAGCTGCGGGAGAAGTAACCATGTTGAACACTATATCTGTCAAAAAACGCGCGTTGATGTGTATCACTGCAAGCGCTGTGATGCTTACAGGTTGTGAAAAAACAGCCGAAGGTCAAGTGGCGGCTGTAGTGAATGGCGAAGAAGTGACATTGCAGGAGATCAATGCGGCGTTGAGCGAAGCAAATGTTCCAGAAGGTGCAGACAAGGAAGTTCTTCAGCAACAAGCACTTCAGCAGATTGTCGATCGCCGGCTGCTGGCGCAAGCGGCTAAGGAAAGTGGCATAGATCAAGATCCTTCATATCTTATACGTCAGCGTCAACTTAGCGAAGCTTTGTTGGTTCGCATGTATGCAGACAAGGCCGGCACAACAATCAAAGTTCCAGATCAGGCGGCTATTGATCGTTACACCGAAGCCCATCCATTCACTTTTGCTAATCGGACAGTTTACGCGGTTGATCAGATAGTTTTTCCGGCACCAGCTAATCTCGGCGACTTGAAGCAGTTGGAAGTGGCGCAAACACTGGCCGATGTAGAACGGATATTGACAGACATGGACATAAAATTTGTGCGTAAATCAGCACAAATGGATTCCGTTCAGGTTCCGCCCGCAATGATGGCGCAAATCGTGTCACTGGCTCCTGGGGAACCATTTGTGATTCCTACCGGAGCAACCGTGACGGCGAGCGTTATCAAAGCGCAACAAAAAGTGCCTTATAATGCAGAGCAAGCTGGCCCGGTCGCCGTCAAAGCCATACGCAACGAAGAAATGGCGAAGATCATGAAGCAGCGTTTGACAGAAGCGAAAGCAAAGGCTGAAATTACATATCAGACCGGTTTCGCGCCACCTGCGGAAAAGGGTGGAGAAGCCGATACGCCTGATGTAATCAAGAAAGCTGTTGAAGCGCCTTCGGGTTAG
- a CDS encoding glycosyltransferase family 4 protein, producing the protein MRLLFALPGFHKYERGAEIALLSVAAELARTGDDVTVIGSGQARPDDPYKFIHASSIRRENFEKFPFIPLFRSETVYEEATFAANLALRYQPSDFDAVLTCSFPFTNMVLRRPVLGGKKPLNLFITQNGEWPAVSNDAEYRFFSCDGLVCTNPDYYETNKDRWNCALIPNGISIDRFKLGAGDRAALGFPADRQVILMVSALIPTKRVLDGIRAVAPMGDAHLVVAGDGPMREEVKALAAELLPGRFTQLTVTPDQMPTLYQSADVFLHMSLLESFGNVFPEAMACGLPIVGHDTQRLRWIVGDEEFLVDTQNTPSVTKALTDALAAKQAAPVKVSERATNFAWQNIARQYREFLTELMSDQS; encoded by the coding sequence ATGAGATTATTGTTCGCTTTGCCGGGCTTTCACAAATATGAGCGCGGTGCAGAAATAGCTCTGTTATCTGTTGCAGCAGAACTCGCAAGAACCGGAGATGATGTGACGGTTATTGGATCCGGACAGGCACGGCCGGATGATCCCTATAAGTTTATACATGCCAGTTCGATTCGCCGTGAAAATTTTGAAAAATTCCCCTTCATCCCTCTGTTTCGCAGTGAAACGGTATATGAAGAGGCCACTTTTGCTGCCAATTTGGCTCTACGATATCAGCCGTCAGATTTCGATGCGGTGCTAACTTGCTCTTTTCCCTTTACCAATATGGTTCTGCGGCGCCCCGTTTTGGGCGGTAAAAAGCCTTTGAATCTATTCATAACCCAAAATGGCGAATGGCCAGCGGTTTCGAATGACGCCGAATACCGCTTCTTTTCTTGCGACGGGCTGGTTTGTACAAATCCCGACTATTATGAAACCAATAAGGATCGCTGGAACTGCGCTCTTATTCCCAACGGTATCTCGATTGATCGGTTCAAATTGGGGGCTGGCGATAGAGCCGCACTGGGTTTTCCAGCCGATCGGCAGGTTATTTTGATGGTCAGCGCGCTCATTCCTACAAAACGGGTATTGGACGGTATTCGAGCGGTGGCGCCAATGGGCGATGCTCATCTAGTGGTGGCTGGCGATGGACCGATGCGCGAGGAGGTAAAGGCGTTGGCTGCAGAATTACTACCCGGCCGTTTCACGCAATTGACTGTGACCCCTGATCAAATGCCGACACTTTATCAATCTGCAGACGTATTCTTGCATATGTCGTTGCTGGAATCTTTCGGAAATGTTTTTCCGGAAGCCATGGCTTGTGGGTTGCCTATTGTTGGTCACGATACGCAGCGCTTGCGTTGGATTGTTGGCGATGAAGAGTTTTTGGTTGATACGCAAAATACTCCGTCAGTCACAAAAGCGCTGACAGACGCTTTGGCTGCCAAGCAAGCGGCACCGGTAAAAGTATCTGAACGCGCAACCAATTTTGCTTGGCAAAATATTGCCCGTCAATATCGTGAATTTTTAACGGAATTAATGAGTGATCAGAGCTGA
- a CDS encoding UDP-glucuronic acid decarboxylase family protein: MSRDYFLQKRVLVTGGCGFLGSHLIDRLIEQGHEVLCVDNLFTGSKSNISHLLQHPRFEFMRHDVCLPLFVEVDEIYNLACPASPIHYQHDPVQTTKVSVHGAINMLGLAKRLKCRILQASTSEVYGDPVVHPQTEDYWGNVNPIGIRSCYDEGKRCAETLFFDYNRQHDIEIKVARIFNTYGPRMHPSDGRVVSNFIMQAIRGEDITIFGNGSQTRSFCYVDDLVDGLMKLMNSSDGFTGPVNIGNPNEFSIRELAELVVEMTNSGSKIIDLPLPQDDPKQRQPNIGLAKSELGWEPTIELKEGLEKTIAYFESLDTIPAQL, encoded by the coding sequence ATGAGCCGCGACTACTTTTTACAAAAACGTGTATTGGTTACCGGTGGTTGCGGGTTTCTTGGTTCACACCTTATCGACCGGCTGATCGAACAAGGTCACGAAGTTCTTTGTGTCGACAACCTGTTTACGGGCTCCAAAAGCAATATATCCCATTTGCTGCAACATCCACGTTTTGAGTTCATGCGGCATGATGTCTGCTTACCCCTCTTTGTCGAAGTGGATGAAATCTATAATCTCGCCTGCCCGGCATCACCAATTCACTATCAGCACGATCCGGTTCAAACCACCAAGGTTTCGGTCCATGGAGCTATCAATATGCTTGGCCTCGCCAAGCGTCTAAAGTGTAGGATTTTGCAAGCGTCAACCAGTGAAGTCTATGGCGATCCGGTCGTACATCCCCAAACCGAAGACTATTGGGGGAATGTCAATCCAATTGGTATTCGTTCCTGCTATGATGAAGGAAAGCGCTGTGCTGAAACACTGTTTTTCGATTATAATCGGCAGCATGACATAGAAATAAAAGTTGCTCGAATTTTCAATACTTATGGTCCAAGAATGCACCCTTCCGACGGCCGGGTTGTCTCTAATTTCATAATGCAGGCCATCAGGGGGGAAGATATCACTATTTTCGGTAATGGCAGTCAGACAAGAAGCTTCTGCTACGTCGATGATCTAGTTGATGGCTTGATGAAGCTTATGAATAGCAGTGACGGATTTACTGGACCGGTAAACATCGGTAATCCCAATGAATTTTCTATCAGAGAACTGGCTGAATTGGTTGTCGAAATGACAAATTCTGGATCAAAAATCATTGATCTTCCGCTACCGCAGGACGATCCAAAACAGCGGCAACCTAACATTGGTCTGGCCAAATCAGAGCTCGGCTGGGAGCCGACGATCGAATTGAAAGAAGGCTTGGAAAAGACAATAGCCTATTTCGAGAGCCTCGATACTATTCCTGCTCAGCTCTGA
- a CDS encoding DUF1996 domain-containing protein, with the protein MIFSVRPALAEQGAIPPGLELPPIPSNFDVEQEYVAGWGSGKIPKSAAPDVVGAFRFLCSPGQLSYDDPIVYPGKPGKSHLHQFFGNTGANAYSTYESLRKTGDSTCNNRLNRSAYWMPAMLNGRGQVVKPRYVSIYYKRIPESSPDCLGRGKNPQNMCITIPRGLRYIFGHDMLDKSGKKTGKGYFNCYGPGAKSGTYPDIVTAAQYCPVGAKIGALISAPDCWDGRNLDSPDHRAHVAYRKYGNDGKARCPKTHPYRMPTFTLGSWYDVDETLDRSGRWDPDKPSWHLSSDYMPGMKPAKPGSTFHTDWFGAWDDEALALWTAHCINKLLNCSGGELGNGKQLKPTNGYNNQGQQRIFDPPPDPGLHHHVHGNEASVPNESDGNP; encoded by the coding sequence ATGATATTCAGCGTCCGCCCTGCACTGGCGGAACAGGGGGCAATACCTCCCGGTTTAGAGCTTCCTCCGATTCCCAGTAATTTTGATGTTGAACAGGAGTATGTCGCGGGCTGGGGCAGCGGAAAAATTCCCAAAAGCGCGGCGCCTGATGTGGTTGGGGCTTTTCGCTTCCTGTGCAGTCCGGGGCAACTCAGCTATGACGATCCGATCGTATATCCAGGAAAACCAGGTAAATCGCACTTACATCAATTTTTTGGAAACACGGGGGCAAATGCGTATTCAACTTATGAAAGCCTTCGTAAAACCGGCGATAGCACATGCAATAACCGGCTGAACCGCTCGGCTTATTGGATGCCAGCAATGCTGAACGGGCGCGGCCAAGTCGTCAAACCGCGCTATGTCAGTATCTATTATAAACGCATCCCAGAGTCGTCTCCCGATTGCCTGGGCCGCGGTAAAAACCCCCAGAATATGTGTATTACCATTCCACGAGGTCTTCGTTATATTTTCGGTCATGACATGCTGGATAAGTCCGGCAAGAAAACTGGCAAAGGTTACTTCAACTGTTACGGACCAGGCGCTAAATCGGGAACTTATCCTGATATTGTCACAGCTGCTCAATATTGCCCGGTCGGAGCTAAGATTGGCGCTTTGATAAGCGCACCTGATTGTTGGGATGGACGAAACCTCGATAGTCCAGATCATCGTGCACATGTCGCATATCGAAAATATGGCAATGATGGCAAAGCTAGATGTCCGAAAACCCATCCTTATAGAATGCCGACATTCACTTTGGGCTCTTGGTATGACGTCGATGAAACCCTCGATCGATCGGGAAGATGGGACCCAGACAAGCCCAGTTGGCATCTGTCTTCAGATTATATGCCGGGAATGAAACCGGCAAAGCCCGGTTCAACATTTCATACCGACTGGTTCGGAGCATGGGATGACGAAGCTTTGGCTTTGTGGACAGCGCATTGTATAAATAAACTGCTAAATTGTTCAGGCGGTGAGCTGGGAAACGGCAAACAGCTTAAGCCTACCAACGGTTATAACAATCAAGGCCAGCAAAGAATATTTGATCCGCCACCAGATCCTGGTTTGCACCATCACGTACATGGAAATGAGGCCAGTGTTCCGAATGAGAGCGATGGTAATCCATGA